From the genome of candidate division WOR-3 bacterium:
GCTGGGCTTTGATAATGTGAAACAATCTCATTTATCCAATCTATTTTAGAATATAATAGACTGAATTACCAGTTCAGGGGTAAACCAAATTCTCACTCTAAACGAAGAAATTATTTTATAACCAGAAAAGTTATTTCTGTATTTCAATCTATTTCACAATAATAGAAAGCGGAATTAAAATGACATACCCAACAACCAATAGAATTGGTGCTAAGGTAATCGAACCTTTTGAGAGTGTTATAAAACCAACGATAATTGTCAAAACTCCTGCAAAAAACAAAATATAGTTTTTCGTCTTAAATACAATATTCGGACGAGGCGGGACTTTTGGCGCAGTCGGTTTTTTAATCTCTTTTTTCTTATCTAATTTCGGCATTAGAAAATACTATCCTAAATCTTGGGGTTTGTCAAGTTTATTTTTTATGAATTCAATAATTTCCGCACTATTTTCTTTTGGCAGTAAGAGATGAATGCCACGGAAATTATCAAGAAAGTTTTTCTTTGTGAATGGACTGAGCACAATACCGGTAGATGTAATGTAATATTTTCGGAAACGATTCCATTCTAACTTATTTTTGAATAATTTTTTATCAATAATGATTTCATTATCAGTTAAGGTATAAGTTGTGGGTAAGAAATAAGCATTTAATGAAGCAAATAAAACAATTGAGGCAAAAATAGCCCAAAAGATGCCATAGAAAAATATGAGAAAAATAATAAAAATGCCGAGAATAAGTGAAACATAT
Proteins encoded in this window:
- a CDS encoding DUF3098 domain-containing protein, giving the protein MPKLDKKKEIKKPTAPKVPPRPNIVFKTKNYILFFAGVLTIIVGFITLSKGSITLAPILLVVGYVILIPLSIIVK